From a single Eisenibacter elegans DSM 3317 genomic region:
- a CDS encoding acyl-[acyl-carrier-protein] thioesterase, translating to MTDPTLLPRHYQEHFTVRSYETDPSRRLSPYHLMNYLQEAAANHVWHLGIAVDHLLEQGLTWVLSRMYMQLHEMPLMGTAVCVDTYPVRQDKYFFYRDFRVTAAHSGQLLAEATSVWAVMDTHSRKMIALPEAVMRFVFEPPFAPLPPLMRKLRPLSEAAETPNSAQYTVHWHQLDPNQHANNAYFAHWLLNPIAATFTDRQLQTLDLLYKAEALLHQQIVSTYTQTTTAEDTTVLHQLQTDNQIIGLGCTVWK from the coding sequence ATGACAGACCCCACCCTGCTCCCACGCCATTACCAAGAGCACTTTACGGTGCGTAGCTACGAAACCGACCCCTCGCGCCGCCTAAGTCCTTATCACCTGATGAACTACCTCCAAGAGGCCGCCGCCAATCATGTATGGCATTTGGGCATCGCTGTAGACCACCTACTGGAACAGGGGCTTACTTGGGTGCTCTCTCGAATGTACATGCAACTCCACGAAATGCCCCTGATGGGGACTGCCGTATGTGTAGATACCTACCCTGTCCGGCAAGACAAATACTTTTTTTACAGAGATTTTAGGGTTACCGCAGCCCATAGCGGCCAGCTCTTGGCCGAGGCCACCAGTGTCTGGGCCGTGATGGACACCCACAGCCGCAAGATGATTGCCCTACCCGAAGCCGTGATGCGCTTTGTATTTGAGCCTCCTTTTGCGCCCCTACCCCCGCTTATGCGCAAGTTGCGCCCCCTGTCCGAAGCTGCCGAAACCCCAAACAGCGCTCAATACACCGTCCATTGGCACCAACTAGACCCTAATCAACACGCCAACAACGCCTATTTTGCCCATTGGTTGCTCAACCCCATCGCTGCTACCTTTACCGATCGCCAACTCCAAACCCTTGACCTGCTTTACAAAGCTGAAGCGCTGCTTCACCAACAGATTGTCAGCACATACACCCAAACCACAACAGCCGAAGATACCACCGTATTGCACCAGCTCCAAACCGACAACCAGATCATCGGGCTTGGCTGTACGGTATGGAAATAG
- the aspS gene encoding aspartate--tRNA ligase produces the protein MLRTHTCGELRLTHIGQEVTLCGWVQRVRDKGRVLWADLRDRYGLTQLQAEEGISSPEIIAQMRSLGREFVIAATGTVIERISKNPDMPTGDIEIKVSRIEILNAAKTPPFLIEDETDGGDELRMQYRYLDLRRNAVRRNLELRHRLNIETRKYLDGLGFIDVETPVLIKSTPEGARDFVVPSRMNPGEFYALPQSPQTFKQLLMVSGFDRYYQLVKCFRDEDLRADRQPEFTQIDCEMAFVTQTDILQTFEGLTKHLFRVVKGIDLPDFAVMPYSEAMEYYGSDKPDTRFGMRFVNLNALTKGKGFPVFEQAELVVGICAQGAAEYTRKQLDDLTKFVQRPQIGAKGLVYVKYNTDGSLKSSVDKFYNPEDLRTWAEAMQAQPGDLMLILAGEDKATRKQLNELRLEMGSQLGLRPRDQYSVLWVTDFPLLDWDEETQRWHAMHHPFTSPKAEDQALLDTDPGAVRANAYDLVINGVEVGGGSIRIYQRELQEKMLALLGFSPEEARAQFGFLMDAFEYGAPPHGGIAFGFDRLCALMGGVDSIRDFIAFPKNNAGRDVMINSPSPIAPEQLDELHIGLKKG, from the coding sequence ATGCTTCGTACTCATACTTGCGGCGAACTACGCCTCACTCATATTGGCCAAGAAGTAACGCTCTGTGGCTGGGTTCAGCGTGTGCGCGACAAAGGCCGCGTACTTTGGGCGGATCTACGCGACCGCTATGGCCTTACCCAGCTCCAAGCCGAAGAGGGCATCAGCAGCCCCGAAATCATTGCGCAAATGCGCTCCCTTGGGCGCGAGTTTGTCATTGCGGCTACCGGCACGGTAATAGAGCGCATTTCCAAAAACCCTGACATGCCTACCGGCGACATCGAAATCAAGGTCAGCCGTATCGAAATCTTAAATGCGGCCAAAACCCCACCCTTTTTGATAGAAGACGAAACCGACGGCGGAGATGAGCTGCGGATGCAATACCGCTACCTCGACCTGCGCCGCAATGCCGTCCGCCGCAACTTAGAGCTACGCCACCGCCTCAACATCGAAACCCGCAAGTACTTAGATGGCTTGGGCTTTATAGATGTAGAAACACCTGTACTCATCAAATCTACACCCGAAGGCGCTCGCGACTTTGTAGTGCCCTCTCGGATGAACCCCGGAGAGTTTTACGCACTGCCCCAGTCGCCTCAGACTTTCAAGCAGCTCCTGATGGTATCGGGCTTCGACCGCTACTACCAACTCGTAAAGTGCTTCCGCGATGAAGACCTTCGCGCCGACCGGCAACCTGAGTTTACCCAGATAGACTGTGAGATGGCTTTTGTAACACAGACCGATATTTTGCAGACTTTTGAAGGGCTGACCAAGCACCTCTTCCGTGTGGTAAAAGGCATTGACCTGCCCGACTTTGCCGTAATGCCTTACAGCGAAGCGATGGAATATTATGGCTCTGACAAGCCTGACACGCGCTTCGGGATGCGCTTTGTCAACCTAAATGCCCTTACCAAGGGCAAGGGCTTCCCAGTGTTTGAGCAGGCCGAGCTTGTGGTGGGGATTTGTGCCCAAGGAGCGGCAGAGTACACCCGCAAGCAGCTCGACGACCTGACCAAGTTTGTTCAGCGTCCTCAAATCGGTGCTAAAGGCCTCGTGTATGTCAAATACAACACCGATGGCAGCCTCAAATCGTCGGTAGATAAGTTTTATAACCCTGAAGACTTGCGCACTTGGGCAGAGGCCATGCAGGCTCAACCTGGCGACCTGATGCTCATCCTTGCAGGAGAGGACAAGGCCACCCGCAAACAACTCAATGAGTTGCGTCTCGAAATGGGCAGCCAACTAGGCCTGCGCCCCCGCGACCAGTACTCCGTACTCTGGGTAACGGACTTCCCACTACTCGATTGGGATGAGGAAACGCAACGCTGGCACGCCATGCACCACCCCTTCACCTCGCCCAAGGCCGAAGACCAAGCCCTGCTCGATACCGACCCCGGCGCAGTGCGCGCCAATGCGTATGACCTGGTCATCAATGGGGTAGAGGTAGGCGGTGGTTCTATCCGTATCTATCAGCGGGAGCTGCAAGAAAAAATGCTTGCCCTCCTTGGCTTTAGCCCCGAGGAGGCACGGGCGCAGTTTGGCTTCTTGATGGATGCTTTTGAGTATGGTGCGCCGCCACACGGGGGGATTGCCTTTGGCTTTGACCGCCTTTGTGCCTTGATGGGCGGGGTAGACTCTATCCGCGATTTTATCGCTTTCCCAAAAAATAACGCTGGGCGTGATGTGATGATTAACTCGCCCTCGCCTATAGCCCCTGAGCAACTCGACGAACTACACATAGGTCTTAAAAAAGGGTAA
- a CDS encoding type II toxin-antitoxin system PemK/MazF family toxin, translating to MKAFMKQGEIWLINLDPTLGAEIKKIRPAVIVNDDALGRLPLKIIVPITDWKDRYEIAPWMIKLVPNQENGLTKVSAADSFQVRSVAQERFVKQVGVVAKPIMDEIRLGLSKVRSINNE from the coding sequence TTGAAAGCTTTTATGAAACAAGGTGAGATATGGTTGATAAATCTTGACCCAACACTAGGAGCCGAGATTAAAAAGATAAGACCTGCTGTCATAGTGAACGACGACGCACTTGGGAGATTGCCGCTCAAAATTATTGTGCCCATAACCGATTGGAAGGATAGATATGAAATCGCCCCTTGGATGATAAAACTAGTGCCTAATCAAGAAAATGGACTCACAAAGGTCTCGGCGGCGGATAGCTTTCAAGTGCGGTCGGTTGCGCAGGAGAGGTTTGTAAAACAAGTAGGAGTTGTTGCCAAGCCCATAATGGATGAGATAAGACTTGGTCTTTCGAAGGTGCGCTCTATCAACAATGAATAA